A genomic segment from Bacillus rossius redtenbacheri isolate Brsri chromosome 5, Brsri_v3, whole genome shotgun sequence encodes:
- the LOC134531857 gene encoding YTH domain-containing family protein 1 isoform X2: MSAGVSDQRMKGQGNQVNGPKDHVNEHEDFDSWRAPHHQGYNNAISTSMASDPYLSSYYGAASFPYQAFGVGEGTWSNGGDPMTFLGGYGNQMGHDSYGMDGMFGGGGTGFGTAFGQPAAAGFNYFHSSGDYSTWAPTRKYDDYYRSGDNMYGAATAPGVGGSGGVDGLKAVEQGMQVLGLSDVPAGSGSGMKVDGKDVSKQGGQDVGKPGGMDAGLGMGGVQTSANSAPKKTTWAAIASQPAKPQPPTSSGGMKKKGPGMPPPPMVPGKHNMDIGTWEGKNGSSNSMAGSKQPVGPPPTVRTSWGAPVRGNGPRGAGGPPGAAYPAPPHQVTILAGPHHPAPPPHHQLQQPGPPPGPGVMVPTPMPSHPVLDELRVKNNYNPPDFDLSAKGARFFVIKSYSEDDIHRSIKYEIWCSTEHGNKRLDQAFRERESKGGGPVFLFFSVNGSGHFCGMAQMVSPVDYHATSSVWSQDKWKGQFRVRWVYVKDVPNTQLRHIRLENNENKPVTNSRDTQEVPFEKGKAVLRAIHIFQHTTSIFDDFVHYEKRQEEEDSRKVDVVRGGPGQGPPSAGMPPQQKERDGGGRGRGGRGGRN; encoded by the exons ATGTCAGCGGGCGTGTCAGATCAG CGGATGAAAGGACAAGGGAATCAAG TAAATGGCCCGAAGGACCACGTGAACGAGCATGAAGACTTTGACTCATGGAGGGCTCCGCATCATCAG ggaTACAACAACGCCATTTCAACATCGATGGCTTCAGACCCTTACCTTTCAAGTTATTATGGAGCAGCGTCGTTCCCTTATCAAGCATTTGGAGTGGGAGAAGGTACATGGTCGAATGGAGGGGATCCTATGACCTTCCTCGGTGGGTACGGCAACCAGATGGGTCACGACTCGTATGGAATGGATGGCATGTTCGGCGGGGGAGGCACTGGATTCGGCACGGCGTTCGGACAGCCGGCAGCAGCGGGATTTAACTACTTTCATAGCAGTGGGGACTATTCGACGTGGGCACCGACGCGCAAGTACGATGACTACTATCGCAGCGGGGACAACATGTACGGGGCGGCCACGGCTCCGGGGGTAGGAGGCTCAGGTGGGGTGGATGGGTTGAAGGCGGTGGAGCAAGGCATGCAAGTGCTGGGTCTGTCGGATGTTCCTGCGGGCAGTGGCAGTGGTATGAAAGTGGACGGGAAGGACGTGAGCAAGCAGGGCGGACAGGATGTGGGGAAGCCGGGAGGCATGGATGCGGGACTTGGGATGGGAGGTGTGCAGACGAGCGCGAATTCAGCACCGAAGAAGACGACGTGGGCGGCGATAGCCAGCCAGCCGGCCAAGCCCCAGCCGCCGACGAGTTCCGGCGGCATGAAGAAGAAGGGTCCCGGCATGCCCCCGCCACCGATGGTGCCAGGCAAGCACAACATGGACATCGGCACGTGGGAAGGAAAGAACGGCAGCTCCAACTCCATGGCAGGGTCCAAACAGCCGGTAGGACCGCCTCCCACGGTTCGAACATCTTGGGGTGCTCCGGTGCGAGGGAACGGCCCGCGAGGTGCGGGAGGTCCCCCGGGGGCGGCTTACCCCGCACCCCCGCACCAGGTGACGATCCTGGCCGGGCCCCACCACCCTGCCCCCCCaccacaccaccagctgcagCAGCCGGGACCCCCTCCGGGACCCGGCGTCATGGTGCCCACGCCCATGCCCTCGCATCCTGTCTTGGACGAACTCAGAGTGAAGAACAACTACAATCCTCCGGACTTCGACCTGTCGGCAAAAGGGGCTCGTTTCTTCGTCATCAAATCGTATTCCGAAGATGATATTCACAGGTCCATCAAGTACGAAATATGGTGCTCGACGGAACACGGCAACAAGCGGCTGGACCAAGCTTTTCGCGAGCGGGAATCGAAAGGGGGCGGCCCCGTTTTTCTGTTCTTCTCCGTGAACGGCTCGGGCCACTTCTGCGGCATGGCGCAGATGGTGTCGCCGGTGGACTACCACGCGACGAGCTCGGTGTGGTCTCAGGATAAGTGGAAGGGGCAGTTCCGCGTACGCTGGGTGTACGTGAAGGACGTGCCCAACACCCAGCTGAGGCACATCCGGCTGGAGAACAACGAGAACAAGCCGGTGACCAACTCGCGGGACACGCAGGAGGTGCCGTTCGAGAAGGGAAAGGCGGTCCTCAGGGCCATCCACATCTTCCAGCACACCACATCCATCTTCGACGACTTTGTGCACTATGAGAAGAGACAGGAGGAGGAGGACAGCCGCAAGGTGGACGTCGTGCGAGGCGGCCCGGGGCAGGGCCCCCCGTCGGCAGGCATGCCGCCCCAGCAGAAG
- the LOC134531857 gene encoding YTH domain-containing family protein 1 isoform X1: MLGMRVMEQRMKGQGNQVNGPKDHVNEHEDFDSWRAPHHQGYNNAISTSMASDPYLSSYYGAASFPYQAFGVGEGTWSNGGDPMTFLGGYGNQMGHDSYGMDGMFGGGGTGFGTAFGQPAAAGFNYFHSSGDYSTWAPTRKYDDYYRSGDNMYGAATAPGVGGSGGVDGLKAVEQGMQVLGLSDVPAGSGSGMKVDGKDVSKQGGQDVGKPGGMDAGLGMGGVQTSANSAPKKTTWAAIASQPAKPQPPTSSGGMKKKGPGMPPPPMVPGKHNMDIGTWEGKNGSSNSMAGSKQPVGPPPTVRTSWGAPVRGNGPRGAGGPPGAAYPAPPHQVTILAGPHHPAPPPHHQLQQPGPPPGPGVMVPTPMPSHPVLDELRVKNNYNPPDFDLSAKGARFFVIKSYSEDDIHRSIKYEIWCSTEHGNKRLDQAFRERESKGGGPVFLFFSVNGSGHFCGMAQMVSPVDYHATSSVWSQDKWKGQFRVRWVYVKDVPNTQLRHIRLENNENKPVTNSRDTQEVPFEKGKAVLRAIHIFQHTTSIFDDFVHYEKRQEEEDSRKVDVVRGGPGQGPPSAGMPPQQKERDGGGRGRGGRGGRN, encoded by the exons ATGCTTGGAATGCGTGTGATGGAACAGCGGATGAAAGGACAAGGGAATCAAG TAAATGGCCCGAAGGACCACGTGAACGAGCATGAAGACTTTGACTCATGGAGGGCTCCGCATCATCAG ggaTACAACAACGCCATTTCAACATCGATGGCTTCAGACCCTTACCTTTCAAGTTATTATGGAGCAGCGTCGTTCCCTTATCAAGCATTTGGAGTGGGAGAAGGTACATGGTCGAATGGAGGGGATCCTATGACCTTCCTCGGTGGGTACGGCAACCAGATGGGTCACGACTCGTATGGAATGGATGGCATGTTCGGCGGGGGAGGCACTGGATTCGGCACGGCGTTCGGACAGCCGGCAGCAGCGGGATTTAACTACTTTCATAGCAGTGGGGACTATTCGACGTGGGCACCGACGCGCAAGTACGATGACTACTATCGCAGCGGGGACAACATGTACGGGGCGGCCACGGCTCCGGGGGTAGGAGGCTCAGGTGGGGTGGATGGGTTGAAGGCGGTGGAGCAAGGCATGCAAGTGCTGGGTCTGTCGGATGTTCCTGCGGGCAGTGGCAGTGGTATGAAAGTGGACGGGAAGGACGTGAGCAAGCAGGGCGGACAGGATGTGGGGAAGCCGGGAGGCATGGATGCGGGACTTGGGATGGGAGGTGTGCAGACGAGCGCGAATTCAGCACCGAAGAAGACGACGTGGGCGGCGATAGCCAGCCAGCCGGCCAAGCCCCAGCCGCCGACGAGTTCCGGCGGCATGAAGAAGAAGGGTCCCGGCATGCCCCCGCCACCGATGGTGCCAGGCAAGCACAACATGGACATCGGCACGTGGGAAGGAAAGAACGGCAGCTCCAACTCCATGGCAGGGTCCAAACAGCCGGTAGGACCGCCTCCCACGGTTCGAACATCTTGGGGTGCTCCGGTGCGAGGGAACGGCCCGCGAGGTGCGGGAGGTCCCCCGGGGGCGGCTTACCCCGCACCCCCGCACCAGGTGACGATCCTGGCCGGGCCCCACCACCCTGCCCCCCCaccacaccaccagctgcagCAGCCGGGACCCCCTCCGGGACCCGGCGTCATGGTGCCCACGCCCATGCCCTCGCATCCTGTCTTGGACGAACTCAGAGTGAAGAACAACTACAATCCTCCGGACTTCGACCTGTCGGCAAAAGGGGCTCGTTTCTTCGTCATCAAATCGTATTCCGAAGATGATATTCACAGGTCCATCAAGTACGAAATATGGTGCTCGACGGAACACGGCAACAAGCGGCTGGACCAAGCTTTTCGCGAGCGGGAATCGAAAGGGGGCGGCCCCGTTTTTCTGTTCTTCTCCGTGAACGGCTCGGGCCACTTCTGCGGCATGGCGCAGATGGTGTCGCCGGTGGACTACCACGCGACGAGCTCGGTGTGGTCTCAGGATAAGTGGAAGGGGCAGTTCCGCGTACGCTGGGTGTACGTGAAGGACGTGCCCAACACCCAGCTGAGGCACATCCGGCTGGAGAACAACGAGAACAAGCCGGTGACCAACTCGCGGGACACGCAGGAGGTGCCGTTCGAGAAGGGAAAGGCGGTCCTCAGGGCCATCCACATCTTCCAGCACACCACATCCATCTTCGACGACTTTGTGCACTATGAGAAGAGACAGGAGGAGGAGGACAGCCGCAAGGTGGACGTCGTGCGAGGCGGCCCGGGGCAGGGCCCCCCGTCGGCAGGCATGCCGCCCCAGCAGAAG